Proteins encoded by one window of Sorex araneus isolate mSorAra2 chromosome 3, mSorAra2.pri, whole genome shotgun sequence:
- the RTN4RL1 gene encoding reticulon-4 receptor-like 1: MLRKGCCADLLLLLLLAGELPLGGSCPRDCVCYPAPMTVSCQAHNFAAIPEGIPEDSERIFLQNNRITFLQQGHFSPAMVTLWIYSNNITFIDPSTFEGFVHLEELDLGDNRQLRTLAPETFQGLVKLHALYLYKCGLSALPAGIFGGLHSLQYLYLQENHIEYLQEDIFVDLVNLSHLFLHGNKLWSLGQDTFRGLVNLDRLLLHENRLQWVHPKAFHDLHRLTTLFLFNNSLAELQGDCLAPLGALEFLRLNGNAWDCGCRARSLWDWLRRFRGSSSAVPCATPELRQGQDLKLLQPEDFRNCTGPASPHQIKSHTLTTTDRAARKEHHPPRGAARDKGHPHGPRKQGKNCTSHRNRNQISKAGAGKQAHELQDYAPDYQHKFSFDMMPTARPKRKGKCARRTPIRAPSGVQQASSGRSLEATLLVWILGLAVTLR, from the coding sequence GGTGCTGTGCggacctgctgctgctgctgctgctggccgggGAGCTGCCCCTGGGCGGCAGCTGCCCACGGGACTGCGTGTGCTACCCGGCCCCCATGACGGTGAGCTGCCAGGCGCACAACTTCGCAGCCATCCCCGAGGGCATCCCGGAGGACAGCGAGCGCATCTTCCTGCAGAACAACCGCATCACCTTCCTGCAGCAGGGCCACTTCAGCCCTGCCATGGTCACGCTGTGGATCTACTCCAACAACATCACCTTCATCGACCCCAGCACCTTCGAGGGCTTCGTGCACCTGGAGGAGCTGGACCTGGGCGACAACCGGCAGCTGCGGACGCTAGCGCCCGAGACCTTCCAGGGCCTGGTGAAGCTGCACGCCCTCTACCTCTACAAGTGCGGGCTCAGCGCGCTGCCGGCCGGCATCTTCGGGGGCCTGCACAGCCTGCAGTACCTCTACCTGCAGGAGAACCACATTGAGTACCTGCAGGAGGACATCTTCGTGGACCTGGTCAACCTCAGCCACTTGTTCCTGCACGGGAACAAGCTGTGGAGCCTGGGCCAGGACACCTTCCGGGGCCTGGTCAACCTGGACCGGCTATTGCTGCATGAGAACCGGCTGCAGTGGGTGCACCCCAAGGCTTTCCACGACCTTCACCGCCTCACCACCCTCTTCCTCTTCAACAACAGCCTGGCCGAGCTGCAGGGCGACTGCCTGGCCCCGCTGGGGGCCCTGGAGTTCCTGCGCCTCAACGGCAACGCGTGGGACTGCGGCTGCCGCGCGCGCTCGCTGTGGGACTGGCTGCGGCGCTTCCGCGGCTCCAGCTCCGCCGTGCCCTGCGCGACCCCCGAGCTGCGGCAGGGCCAGGACCTGAAGCTGCTGCAGCCGGAGGACTTCCGGAACTGCACCGGGCCGGCCTCCCCGCACCAGATCAAGTCGCACACGCTCACCACCACTGACAGGGCGGCCCGCAAGGAGCACCACCCGCCGCGCGGCGCCGCCCGGGACAAGGGCCACCCGCACGGCCCCAGGAAGCAGGGCAAGAACTGCACCAGCCACCGCAACCGCAACCAGATCTCCAAGGCGGGCGCCGGCAAGCAGGCCCACGAGCTGCAGGATTACGCCCCCGACTACCAGCACAAATTCAGCTTTGACATGATGCCCACGGCCCGCCCCAAGAGGAAGGGCAAGTGTGCCCGCAGGACCCCCATCCGCGCCCCCAGCGGGGTGCAGCAGGCCTCCTCGGGCCGCTCCCTGGAGGCCACTCTCCTGGTCTGGATACTGGGCCTGGCGGTGACTCTTCGCTGA